The genome window GAATTCGCCTCGGACCTTGCGCGTGCGATAGAGGTCAAACCCGCCCAAACCACCGGCCCGATCGGACGCGAAATAGAGAAAGTCGCCGATCGGGCTGAACGCGGGCGCTCCGTCATTGCCCGCGGAGTTGGCCGCTTCGAGCGGCTCCGCGGATTGGAACCCGGCGTCAGTGATCGACGCTGCGTACAAGTCATAATCATGTCGGTAAAGATCTTCACGCACCGTCGCACGCCAGGCCTCGTCTGAGGGTGGCGTCTCATCCGGCTTCGGTCGGTTTGAGGAAAAGCACAAGGTCCCGCCATCCGGTGACAGCGCCGGGCCGTATTCGTTGTACGCCGTATTAATCGCCGAGCCCAGATTCGTCGGCGGTTGCCAACCGTCCTCCGTCTTGCGAGCAACCCAAAGGTCATAGCCTCCCAGGCCTCCGGGCCGATCGGTGTAGAAATAGAGGGACTGACCGTCTGCCGACGGCTCCGGGCCGAGTTCATCATCGTTCGTGTTTACTTCTTCGAAGGGTTCGGGGCTGCTCCAGCCCTGGGTGGTACGAGTGGCGAGATAAATGTCCGCGTTGCGACCAGGCTTTCCGCGTACAAAGAATAGTGTTTCCCCATCGGCGGAGACGCGCGGCTCGAATTCATCCGCCGGTGTGTCGGTCAGGTTGCCGACCGGCGTCGGCGTCTGCCAGAGGACTTCGCGCAATGTGGCGGTCGCGGCCGATTCGCGAATCGTCTCCGCATCCGTCAGAAACGTCATGCGCGTCGGGCGAAGGAACCACCACCATGCGCCGCCGGCGACCGCGATGAGCACGACCACCGATATGACCAATACTCTCTTCACAGATCGCCCCGGGCGTTATTCCAAAACCGTGTCGATGTACGGCTCCTGAATGCCGTTGGCCTTGCAGAGGTCGAGCACGCGAACGACGTTCTCATAGGCCGTCCGCCGGTCGCCCCGCACCGTAACCTTCTGGTCGGCGTTCTGTTTGACGGCGTCCGCGACCAGGGTTTGCAGTTCGTTCGCCTCCATCTTCCGGCCCCCGACGAAGATCTGGCCGTCGTTCTGCACGTTGACGATCATCTCGCGCAGCGCCGCGCTGATCGGCACCGAGGAACTGGCGGCCGGCAGGGCGATCCGCATCTCCCGCTCGACCTGGGCGATTGTCGTCGCGAGCAGGAAGAAGATCAGCAGGTTGAAGAGAACATCCGCCATCGGCACGAAGTCGATGTGAATGTTCGAATCAGTCTCGGAGTCTTGTAACAACATGGCAGGCTCCTGATCGTCGCTTAGGCCACGGCCGGCTGGGCCGCGAGTGGTGCTTGAGGTTCCGAAATGACGGACGAGGCGGGAAGCGTGTGCGTCCGCTCCGACAATTCAGTTGCGTGCGAATCTCCGCCGTGATTCTCGACGAAATCGACAGCGACGCGGTCCATCTCCACCACCAGCGAGTCGATTTTTCCCAGGAGCATCTGGTAGGCGACCATCACGGGGATGGCCACGAGGAGCCCTGCCGCGGTACAGGTCCAGGCTTCGTAAATTCCCTTGGCCAGCGCCTCGGTCTTGCCGAGCGATTGTCCCGACGCGGCGACCGACTGAAAGGTCTTGATCATTCCGAAAATGGTTCCCAGCAGGCCGAGCATCGTCGCCACCTGCGGCAGCGCGCCGAGCAAACGCATGCGATGGCGAAGACCAATAATCTCGCGCCGGCCCGCCTCGCCGACGGCCTTCTCAATGACATCGATTCGCTGTCCGCGGCGCTTGACGGCCGCCGCGATGACGTTCGCGACCGGGCTCGCGCTGGCTTTGCATAGATCGAGGGCCCGTGCCCGATCGTTCGCCGCGCCCGTAATCCCCTCAAGGAACGCGGGCGGAATCACCCGTTTTCGGCGGAGCACGACAAGGCGCTCGACGACGACCGTCAGTGCGACGAGCGAACACACGCCGATCAGGATCATCGTCGGCCCGCCCTTGACGACGAAATCGAACACAGAATGGACCTGCATCGCGGACGCTGCGTCGGGCGCTTGCGCCAACAATGTGCCCACGAACGAATGAACCTGTGGAAACATACATCACTCCTGAGTGTGTTGATCGCCCCTGAGTTCAACCCGACGTATGGCCGGGGACGACATTCGTAGCCAGTTCCGCCAGTTGCTTCGCGGCGAGGGCCGACCATTGCGTGTCGCCATACTTCTCGACGACGGTCTTGAACTGCGCCCGCGCCTCGGCGGACTTGGCCAGCTTGGTGAAGCAGCGCCCCGCTTCGTAAAGCGCCGCCGCGCTCCATTCCGGGTAGTCGTACAGGATGTCGACCTTGAGCAGTTCGCGGACGGCCTCCTCGTATTGCTTCTTCGCGAACAGACATTCGCCGATCTGAAATTGCGCCCGCGCGGCCGTCGGTCCCTTGTGCCGGGCGACGACGTCGCGATACGCCTTGATCGCCTCGTCGTGTCGCCCCTGGTTCTCTCGCGCCCATCCGAGCCCGAACACGGCTTGATACCATCCGTCGCGTTCGCCGAAATCACGCAGGTACTGGTCGAATGTCTCCTCACTCTTGGCCCAGCGCTGTAATTGCGCCTGAACCTCGCCCTGCCGCAAGAGGGCGGAAGGCGCCATCGCTTCTTCCAAGTCGCCGCGCATCGCCCGATCAAAGTGCTCCGCCGCTCGTTCATACCTTTTGGCCTGAAAAAAGGCCTCGCCCGCGTAGTAGTTCGCCGTTGGTTGAAGCGGGCTTTTTTCAAAGCTCTTCACGAAACTCCCCAGCCCCTCGCCCGCTTCGGCATACCGGCCGGACTCGAATTGCCAAAGTCCCCTTCGAAACGCCACCTGTTCCGCGAGCGTTCCCGTCGGGTCGCCTTCACCGGCGAGTTCCTGTTGCAGTCGGCCCAGTAGCTCCAGCGCCGGTTCAAACCGCTTCGCCGCGGCCTCCTGCGACGCCAGTTCCAGCATCGCGTGCAGTCGGAGCATCCCAGCGGCCTTGTCCGCGGCCAGTTGGCGATACACCGATGCCGCCTCCTCTTTCTTGCCCGTCTCACTCAGGCACCACGCCCGCTCGTATTGCGCGGCGGATCGAAGCGTCGCCTCCAATTCCCCCAACTGCACTCGGTCAAAGAGTTTCATTGCTGCGTCAAACTTCTTTTCTCGCGCCAAGGCGATGGCTCTTTGCGCCCTGGCGCTGTTTGCGAACGGGTGATCCGGGTAAGCCTTCAGAAACTTCCCGAAAGTCTCGCTCGCCGTCTTGAAGTCCTGCGCGCCGGCCTGCGCCGCCCCCCGGTGAAACAGCGCCTCGGCCGCCAGTTCCGGCGTCGGCGCATTCTCGACCGCTTCCGCCAGGAGTTCGTCTGCCCGCGCCGCATCCCCCGATTGCAGGGCCAACG of Phycisphaerae bacterium contains these proteins:
- a CDS encoding biopolymer transporter ExbD — protein: MLLQDSETDSNIHIDFVPMADVLFNLLIFFLLATTIAQVEREMRIALPAASSSVPISAALREMIVNVQNDGQIFVGGRKMEANELQTLVADAVKQNADQKVTVRGDRRTAYENVVRVLDLCKANGIQEPYIDTVLE
- a CDS encoding MotA/TolQ/ExbB proton channel family protein, with protein sequence MFPQVHSFVGTLLAQAPDAASAMQVHSVFDFVVKGGPTMILIGVCSLVALTVVVERLVVLRRKRVIPPAFLEGITGAANDRARALDLCKASASPVANVIAAAVKRRGQRIDVIEKAVGEAGRREIIGLRHRMRLLGALPQVATMLGLLGTIFGMIKTFQSVAASGQSLGKTEALAKGIYEAWTCTAAGLLVAIPVMVAYQMLLGKIDSLVVEMDRVAVDFVENHGGDSHATELSERTHTLPASSVISEPQAPLAAQPAVA